GCAGGCTGGCCCAGCCGCCAGCCTTGGAGACCGCCGCAGCGAGCAGCCCCACCACAGCTGAAGGGTTGTGGACGTCACCGGCCAGCACCGCGGTCACTGCGTCGTCGAGCGGCACCCACCTCACGCTGATGTCGGCTTCCTCGTCCTCGCGGACGTGACGCTCGGACTCTGGGACCGGTGAGACGTCACGAGCCAGGAAGACCCGGAGCGCCTCGTTGTTCCCGCCGGGAGTCGTGAAGTAGTCCACGAGCACGTGCCAGGACGCGGCCACGAGGTCGGCTTCCTCGGCCAGCTCCCGCGCGGCAGCGACCTGTGCGGGCTCTCCTGACACGTCGAGCAGGCCGGCCGGTGGCTCCCACAGCTCTCGGCGGACCGGGTGACGGTACTGCTTAAGCAGCAGCACCCGGTCGGAGTCGTCGAGGACGATGACCGCGACGGCACCCGGGTGGTCGATGTACTCGCGGCGCACCCGCGTGTGCCCGAGGTCGACCTCGTCGCTGACCAGGTCAAAGATTCGACCGGTGTAGAGCAGGTCGTGGCTGAGCACCTCCCGGGGAGCGCTGACGTCGGCTGGAGCCGAGCTGACGTCCCGACTCGTCGGACGCGACTCCTCGCTCGTCACACCGACACGCCCTGCCGCACCAGAGCAGCCTTGACGAGCCCCTCGAAGAGCGGGTGGGCACGGGTCGGACGAGACTTGAACTCCGGGTGAGCCTGCGTCGAGATGTAGTACGGGTGCACCGAGCGGTCGAGCTCGACGAACTCGACGAGAGTCGAGTCGGGCGAGGTCCCGCTCATCGCGAGTCCCGCGGCCTCGAGCTGCTCGCGGTAGGCGTTGTTCACCTCGTAGCGGTGCCGGTGCCGCTCGGAGACGAGCTCCTCGCCGTAGGTCTGCGCAGCGAGCGAGCCTGGTCGGAGCACCGCGTCGTACGCGCCGAGGCGCATAGTCCCACCAAGATCACCGGCACCCTCGACGAACGCGTGCTGCTCCTCCATGGTCGCGATGACCGGGTGCTCGCACCGGGGGTCGAACTCCGACGACGACGCGTTCTCGAGACCGAGCACGTTGCGTGCGAACTCGATGACCATCGACTGGAGGCCCAAGCAGATCCCGAGCGTGGGGACGAGCCCTTCGCGGGCCCAGCGCAGAGCCCCGAGCTTCCCCTCGATGCCGCGGACACCGAAGCCTCCGGGCACGAGCACGGCATCCACCCCGGCGAGCGACGCCTCGGCGCCCTCTCGCGTCTGGCACTCGTCGGACGGGACCCAACGGATGACGACCTTCGCATCGTTCGCGAACCCGCCTGCCCGCATGGCCTCGGTCACCGACAGATACGCATCGGGAAGGTCGATGTACTTGCCCACGAGAGCGATCTCGACGCGGTGCTCCGGCTCGTGGACACGCTCGAGAAGCTGTGACCAGCCCTCCCAGTCGACGTCGTGGAACGGCATGGCGAGGCGTCGGACGACGTAGGCGTCGAGACCCTCAGAATGGATGACGCGCGGGATATCGTAGATGCTCGGCGCGTCCTTGCACGTGATGACAGCCTCGTTGTCGACGTCGCACATGAGCGCGATCTTCCGCTTGGTGGCCTCGGGCACGTCTCGGTCGGCGCGGAGCACGATCGCGTCCGGCTGGATGCCGATGCTGCGCAGCGCCGCGACCGAGTGCTGGGTCGGCTTCGTCTTGAGCTCGCCGCTCGGGCCGATGTACGGCACGAGCGAGACGTGGAGGAAGAAGACGTCGTCGCGGCCCAGCTCGTGGCGCACCTGGCGCGCAGCCTCGAGGAAGGGTTGCGACTCGATGTCTCCG
This sequence is a window from Sanguibacter antarcticus. Protein-coding genes within it:
- a CDS encoding NUDIX domain-containing protein, producing MTSEESRPTSRDVSSAPADVSAPREVLSHDLLYTGRIFDLVSDEVDLGHTRVRREYIDHPGAVAVIVLDDSDRVLLLKQYRHPVRRELWEPPAGLLDVSGEPAQVAAARELAEEADLVAASWHVLVDYFTTPGGNNEALRVFLARDVSPVPESERHVREDEEADISVRWVPLDDAVTAVLAGDVHNPSAVVGLLAAAVSKAGGWASLRPADAPWPERRS
- a CDS encoding CTP synthase — its product is MADHVKRLQSNNRSRSENTTRHIFVTGGVASSLGKGLTASSLGRLLRARGLRVTMQKLDPYLNVDPGTMNPFQHGEVFVTEDGAETDLDIGHYERFLDVNLAAAANVTTGQIYSQVIAKERRGEYLGDTVQVIPHITDEIKRRMRAQAGDDVDVIITEVGGTVGDIESQPFLEAARQVRHELGRDDVFFLHVSLVPYIGPSGELKTKPTQHSVAALRSIGIQPDAIVLRADRDVPEATKRKIALMCDVDNEAVITCKDAPSIYDIPRVIHSEGLDAYVVRRLAMPFHDVDWEGWSQLLERVHEPEHRVEIALVGKYIDLPDAYLSVTEAMRAGGFANDAKVVIRWVPSDECQTREGAEASLAGVDAVLVPGGFGVRGIEGKLGALRWAREGLVPTLGICLGLQSMVIEFARNVLGLENASSSEFDPRCEHPVIATMEEQHAFVEGAGDLGGTMRLGAYDAVLRPGSLAAQTYGEELVSERHRHRYEVNNAYREQLEAAGLAMSGTSPDSTLVEFVELDRSVHPYYISTQAHPEFKSRPTRAHPLFEGLVKAALVRQGVSV